The window GAAATCGCGGATGTATTCGGTCCAGGCCACCACTTACTTTATACGCAGAACATGCCGATTTTGACCAAATTGAAATCGTGGAAACATGGATTCGATTCCCCGTTCAAGGCGGAAGTCTATTTTATTAACACGAAGCAGTTCATCGACCGGAAATGGGGTACGTCGAATCCGATCATGATGCGTGATGCGGATTTCGGGGTCATCCGGTTGCGGGGGTACGGCATCTACTCCTATCGCGTAGCCGATCCTGTCGTTTTCCTTCGGGAATTGTTTGGGACAAGCGCCTCTTATGACACGAGCAGCATCGAAAGCCATTTGAAGAAGATGGTCCTTAGCGGGTTGTCAGATCTCTTCGCCGAGTCGAACGTTCCTGCTTTGGATCTCGCCATGCACTACGATGAATTCAGCGCAAAGGGCAAGGAAAAGATGGAGCCCCGTTTCCAAGCATTCGGCTTCGAAATCACTTCCTTGTACATCGAAAACCTATCGCTTCCGCAAGAAGTGGAGCGCGCGATGGACAAGCGGACGACGATGGGCGTTTTGGGCAATATGAATCAGTACACGCAATACCAGGCGGCAGAAGCGTTGCGGGATGTGGCGCGCAATGAATCCGGCGGCTTGGTGAGCGCCGGGGCGGGACTTGGCGCCGGTGCCGCCCTCGGCAATGCTATGGCAAATGCGTTCAACAGTGTGCAGCAAGCCCCCGCCGCCCCGCAAGCGGAAAAAATTCCATGTCCGCATTGTCAGGCCCCGGTCAACCCGACTGCCAAGTTTTGCGGCGAATGTGGTCAATCAGTTCAACAGCCAAAAACCGCCTGCATCAAATGCCAGGCGGAACTCGAGGCGGATGCTAAGTTCTGCGGACAATGCGGAACGAAGCAAGCGACGGAATCAATCTGCCCTTCCTGCGGGAAAACGAATTCCGCCACTGCCAAATTCTGTGGTGACTGCGGAGAAAATCTCCAAAAGGACGAATAATGGGGTGACGTTATGACAGAAATGAAAACCCAAGATACCGTCGAGCAGACCGAAGTGAAAAAATGCACGTCCTGCGGCGGCAACACGGTATTCGATCCGGCTAGCGGCGCCTTGAAATGTCCGTTTTGCGGCAGTGAGGCGGAAATCGAGGCAACACGGGAGA is drawn from Sporosarcina sp. FSL W7-1349 and contains these coding sequences:
- a CDS encoding SPFH domain-containing protein gives rise to the protein MGIFNFFKSQLIEVIEWTDSSSDTMVYRFPVQGNEIKMGASLTVRESQVAIFVNEGEIADVFGPGHHLLYTQNMPILTKLKSWKHGFDSPFKAEVYFINTKQFIDRKWGTSNPIMMRDADFGVIRLRGYGIYSYRVADPVVFLRELFGTSASYDTSSIESHLKKMVLSGLSDLFAESNVPALDLAMHYDEFSAKGKEKMEPRFQAFGFEITSLYIENLSLPQEVERAMDKRTTMGVLGNMNQYTQYQAAEALRDVARNESGGLVSAGAGLGAGAALGNAMANAFNSVQQAPAAPQAEKIPCPHCQAPVNPTAKFCGECGQSVQQPKTACIKCQAELEADAKFCGQCGTKQATESICPSCGKTNSATAKFCGDCGENLQKDE